The DNA window AACTGtacaattttgataaaaaaaaaaaaaaaatacttgacCTTGGCTCAATGCTTTgtctttttttagtttgaattcacgcaatggaatatatatatatatatataagaaatgatCGAGGGAATTTGGGtgaagaaattaaataatttctctatcttttcacttttttttcgttcttttttaaatttttttctcttaacactcatcaatatatatttattgagtgGGGTAAAAAATACAAATCCACCACACAATTTATATTCTTGATTCTCAAACTTGATAAGGtgttcttaaataattaatgaattaacttaaaattaaaatagctatattattattattattattatatatatatatattttaggaattagttctcattaatttaattgGGATGGAGTATAGGtataaaaatcaattagtaaataatatttaaaaaaaatctataaaataaaaaaaataataataatctagatatcaaattatatgattaatttataatagttataatactccttgtatatttattttaatttgttatttgcatatttgtttttgtttgaaattactctttatatattttttatatatttatttttgttggaatttatattttaaatattaaaaacatatagaaTTGTATAAAATCGTTAATTTGTATTGAAAATAGGTACATATTTCTCTTATAGGTGGAtatctactttttttttcttagtgTTATTATGGGCACAACTTTCATCTTCATCTTAAAATGATTTCTTCAACTCTACTTTTAAACGACGACGCATCTGATTTGTTCTATTTCCAGACAAAGATCGATGTTGCAGACTAAGGCAGTAATGAGGTTGTTTACTCATTCGTCtactcaatatttaaatattgtgtgTGTGATATGTCCCCAAAATCATCATAAACAATAAAGAATATTGAtattgaatgaaaataagatgTTTAACATgcatatagttaaaatatatataatatgatatcgAAATACAAAACTCGTAATATGTTTGAATCAGTTTGCTAAATAGGACTTACACTAAAATAGTGGATATCTTCTTAGTGAGAAtgaatattatttgatttgaagacgaaatgagtttattaattaaaataaactataatctAAATCTAAGAAACAGAATCTAGTTGGAATTTTAGGCAATCGATTGTTGTAAATTAGTATCAAAAGGGTTCAAATTTCTACCATAGAATAAGAATTGTTCATACTTAAAGTTAGGTTCTTTATTTGTACTGCTTGAAAGAGCCTAActattttaaaccaaaataaatgtaaaaaataaacaaaataatataaatggagatatttaaaacttagttaGATGTATATGGAGTATTATATCTATTACcccttataaaaatatatttttcaataaaaaatatttaattaatcaatttgttGAATGTCACTCTAAATAAGAACTCATTTGATTTcctaaacaataaataataaggAATAATGTAGAGTAAGCATGAACGAACCAATAAAACATGTCGAAAGAATCTCTACAAATATTTTGaacacaattaaattattattaaccgATGATGGGTAAACTACATCAGAAAGTAtccaatcaaataaaaattaatcatctaCCTATATTATCGAAATAATGAGAAACTCTTTAAAtcatagaaaaatatttatgaggGAGCATTCATGTAAAAGATAAGTTCTACTAACtcttgttaaaaatatgaaaaataattttacattcgATAATTTCGTCTCATTTGATATTAAGAAGAATGCGGACGcatacttaataaattattatcaacACAATTAGAGAGTATGCATCAATAACTGTGTAACCCCCGAGGATGTTTCCTTGGTCCATAGCTTAACAcgtggacacgtggcaatacgGAGAATCGCGGGTTGGCTCGAAGTTCGATGTGTTTCAACCTTAGGTTGCGtcttggtttgcgtgtcaggTCTCTTtacaagaaaatattattttaaaagattttgacaGTAATggaagttttttaaaattaactacgtaaaaataattaatttaattcaaatttttataatttggggattaaaacaacaatttaattaaagtcatgtttaaattaatcaaatataattaatttaacagattatttatttgaaaacagagtctccaaatgattttagaaaaattagtaaaaggATATGTGTATGTTTGtattttatactagagtttgGGATTTATTTCTTGGTTATGCTCGGGGAAGAGTTTTCGCACTATGTTTTCCGCGCCCAtccgattttatttttaaagtaaaaatatgattatcaaaaattttatttataacatttatttttttttaattattagttcgGGGATCCTAAACGGGGATAAGtttatattatgtaaataattgtacaaaattatttagaaaggCACACATACGATTGCAttgatataagattaagtaTAACTAGGGGTGTTTAATATTTGGTTTGAACCGAATATccaaccgaattcgaattcactgaattcgaattttattttcggttttcaaatcaaatttcaaactaatttgaattcaaatacggttttcgaattggttttcgagtttggatttcaactcgaaaaccgaattcattttattatttattcttccaaacttagcttaagaagaagtttaaaataatcaaattagaatattttgaattcaagatttaataataaaagaaaaaagaaagaaaagcactagtggtctagtggtagaatagcaCTCTGCCACGGTATAGACCCGAGTTCAATTCTCGGTTGGTGCAATTGATTTTGAGTTAtgctaaaaataaaaattcaaataaccgaACTGAagaacccgaaaaccgaaccgatgaacaccctaAAGTATAAAACCTACAAAATACcagaaaagtgttagaatttaaaataaattccaaacggagCCTTAGCTAAAATTCTTGTAcggaaaatatcccaaaaatatttaaaatttactttctgaactttcggaattatttgaaaatgaattagggttcaaaaattataaaaataattttggattttgaaaaggtggaaccaaacaagccttagaaCTGAAGTCCTAAGGTTTGGGTCCGTTTTTACCGATCTAGGCTCGGACGTGTTCGGTCTAGATCAGGGTGGTCTAGACTAGGGTGGTCTAGATCAAGGTGGTCTAGATTGGGGTAGTCTAGATCGGGGCTCAAGACACTTGGTCAAGGGACTGGAGGTTTCGACCTTGGGGTTCAAGAGGCTCGGTCATAAAGTCATGTAATTCGGTCCTATGTGTGGGAGGCTCAGTCCCAGGTTTAGCTTCCTCGTTCATGGGacttgggagtctcggtcccaaataagacctctcggtcctatgttAAAATCCTCGTTCGGATTCCTTGGTCATAACTCAATAACATCGGCCCTTagtctcggtcctaacttaAGAGCATCGGTCATTGGTCTCAGTCCTCAGtcgattttctcggtcctatttCTTGGTCCCGATCCTACATGACTCGGTCGTtggggaccgagtgttcttcatttgataTGAAGAATTGtaagtttgtatcttttgatatagACCATGAAATCATGATCTGTAAATTGCAAACAACTCATGTGAATGTAGGGATCGTAATCTCTAGCCCTAAACACGATCAATCAAACTCTATaacaattgattttaaaaaagatttttagGGCAAAATTTgagaacttttgatttaggTCATTTCATGACCTAATTCTTGTTTCAACAGCTTCGAAATGATGTTTATAGTCAAACACaacaaaaataagaacatcaatcaagctctaTAACGACtttcaaaactgaaatttaaactttttatttcaaaatttttagttggatcaaacatgatcagaaTGGATGTAATATGATCTAAAAATCATCTTATCATGTTTACAAACGTGTTTagtaactatttaaataaaaaaatcaagctTTAAAGctcaaaaacacaaaattcaattttttcaaatttttaaatcaaatttaggTTTTTTGGAATAAGGTTGAATTGATCAAATCTATTTCGCAGAAAGCTTATAAATCATATTGGGATTGGtttcaaaccaaaaaaaaacacaaaattgaaccctaaatatgatcaacccgatcaaacttggaaaattcaatttcaaatcataACTCAAATTAGAGTGAAACGGGAAGCTTACAagtgattggagaacacttcaATGATGTGTAGGAAGTTTTTCTCAAGCCCTAGATCGAAGTTTGAATCGCCGGAGAAGATTTCTACAAAAACCAGTTCGTCGAAGTTCTTGTAATGTTTGATGGGTCAGAAAAAGATCATCTAGGGGCTATTTATACCAAGCTAGGTTGGTTGTGGTGAAcgaattcaacttcaatttggcCACTGAAGTTCTTCTTCCTCGTTTCTCTTTTGTCCTTAGCCGCCTAGGTTAGTATAGGATTTGACTTCTAGATGTAAACTAGGGTTAGTTGTAAAAGTAAATAGTTTATgactaaaaaaatgtttgatgtagtttttagaagaaaaaacaGTGTATTTggatcttttattaaaaaataatatttaaaatttaaaatataaaaaataaataaattaaaatattttaattgataatttaaaagtgtttaaaaaaataaatttatatatgataaGAAGGTAATTTATTAAAGGTTcaaagttaatataattttcttccTACAAAATTAGTCaatgtcaaatatattattaatttaatcctTACACGAAAATgcttcaatttatttttttaaatctggAAGACTTTTACTAAGATATATcgatatataattttataagcaagtttaagtataaataagtcttattttatacattaaaagtttaaatttaattttaactatgaACTTTCTAACTAAAGGGATGTGAGATTCATGCTAgttaaaaaattctcaaatactttgtaaaatttatttctcaaatactCTGTTAAGTTTCATGTGTGTTGTTAATTAATTGTAGAAccactttaaattttaagaagAAGGATTAAGTTtacacataataaataaaactatcttggtttggattttatttataaataaattgtaacaacttaattgtttaaaaatatattaattgataatgATTTGGAGAtaatagtgattttttttatttttttgtgttaaaagacttaaatgatattaatatatatatatatatatatataatgataaaatagaatgtaatttgattaatgTATTGAGTAATATGATTAGACAGAGGAATgaagttataattattttattttttgtttaaataatttaaactagtgaggcctaaatttaaaataaaaaaaattaatatttgattaataaattaatttatttgaaagagGGAGAgtggataattttttttattcaaataattcaaatcacttctcaacaatcacactCTTTTGAATGAgagtgttcatcggttcggttttcgggttattcgagttttcggttcgggttcttcgaatttttattttttttaagcaaattcgaaaaccgaactgatttgaataaattcgaattcggtttattcgaattcggtgaattcgaattcggttcgaattcggtcggatattcggtttagaccaaatatagaacatcacctacccataagataatttttttaaaagagttaacaaaataaataatttgttaaagagatcttatatacttaaattataaaaaaatataaatcacgcaaacttagtgactaacgctaatatatattcgaTAATTAAACGACGAAAATAAAACAGTATCGACGACGACAATATATGACGGTTGAGAGGTGTGGACAACTAGAGAAAGGGGAAAATGAAATAGGGATTATGGATTTAATGTAGGGATCTAATAGAAGGcccatgataatttaatatataatatgtaataagttatataatatataataaaaataaataataaaaatgaattcggttttcggtttggttttcgagttaaaacttaaactcgaaaaccaaaccgaaaaccgtatttgaattcgaatcggtttaaaattcgattcgaaaaccgaaaatgtaattcgaattcggtttattcgaattcggtgaattcgaattcggtcggatattcggttcagaccaaatattgaacacccctaggTTCTTCCTCTCTCATccatcaaatcaatcaattcattaactaaaatatcttatattttaaattattattatttattttatttatatatatatgaatacctttaggtctttttataaaaaaaaaacatcatcattttctcaaaatcatcacatataatcattattttctccttctaggttatttaaataaccgaaCAATGtcaaattgagtttttttaatcaatcacttctcaacaatcacatcactcatttcattaaccaaaatactaaaatactctatattttaaattattattttttattttattcatatatatcaatctCTTTaggtctttttaccaaaaataataataaccttctcaaaattatcacctatcattactttttttttttttcttactatgttttttttttcttttgtaaaactTCAATCCGAATCGGGCCTATGAATTGTAAatgttgttataattttaagggatatatgaatattattgaGCAAGTTAGTAAaacaaattcatatttttaaatagaaggactaatttgtaattttataataataaagtagaGAGTAAAGAAGATAGGAAAAGCATGACATGATTGACAGTTGGAATTTGgaaaaattgtttaatatataaaaagatatcGGGACAGCAGCTAACAGAAAAGTGTGGAAGGTTCGGGAACCAttcatttatcttttatcattattaatattttaaatttgtaaacattaataattatatcatagtaatttaataattatatcataGTAATAATTTTACTTGCAAGTTAAactttaaagtaatttttttattggcttatgattatgtttttaaatattatctagATTAGTTTTtctaatcataattttatttaaaaaatatttttttttatgattatataaattatcgtaatttattttattttattcaaaattattttgtaaatttctaaattaattatttactttaaaagattttgtaaatttttttatatcaaaaattaataattgtatttgtttaagtgataaaaaatattctaatttatttctaaataatcatGTTAGTTTCGAATTTTGTGATCATATGAACTAGCATAGGGGAAAAATCAAACTGTATTTTTTTAATGCAATTAGAAATAtagaaatatttcaaaataaagttttcatacatattttcattttgaagcTGCTTGAAAATAATATGCAACTACCCTgcatattatttcatataatctcctaatcaattaaataattaaatggtcggcaaaaataacaaaaatatattatgatacTCAGTCAACACACGTATTCCAACAACGAGCTTTTAAtggaaatcattattttattaaaattatttacacttaactatttcaattaattttaaataatatctttaaaaaaaattaaaattatatatttaatactatTTAAATCTCTTTATCCAACtaactttaaataatttggaataactcattcaatatatatttatactattatggattaaaagaaaataatcttgtcacttaaaataatacatattaatcaaaatggattattaatttttttttaaatgatcattaacattataaaataattaatcatttaagtactcaacaataaaaacataataatggtaatctgaaaaataaaattaactcatACTAAAATCCCTTAAAATAcaacttaaaaaaacaattattatataatatattttatatgatacaATCTCCctccaaaaaatataaaaaataaaaaataattttttttcactcttcctcaatttatcttcttttatcatTATTCTATTTGAAAATCTAAttaactgaaaaaataaaaataaaaaattatatttttttcttttttttataaaaaatgattttatctattaaaaaattaagaataaaaagttaaataataaacaaacatgaaaaaacctttttctttctttttaaataagataaaattatttctataccacaaaatttataataaaaaatatttctctaaattttataataaacaaaaaaaaaagtgtggacccaaaaataaattaatcataactAATTATGTgactattaaaattaaaatagatataagtttataagaaaaaaatttaatatttttgaattaaaaagagaataaataatactaaatttgTCTATGAAATTTAACAAGATGTCAGATACTCATATGATATCCTTTgaaatattctatttaaatcaattaagttgtcaaaatgtgtatatttaataaattaactaaaaagagtttaattttttacattagCAAGTTTCAAACACTAAATCACACCAAACTAAAAACTTCTACATAAACtcattatattgttaaaatatatttatttaacctacataacttcaatttttaataaataattaaatacattgaaattataattttattttaaattttaatatatatatatacttataattgtaaatcaatcaatatttttattcccaataaaaaaaacattgactTGAAAATATGGTTACTGCGTCGATTGCGGAAAACTGGTTAAACCGAGAGTCGTCGGAGAAACATTCCGATCACAATCTCCGTCTGATTTCCAAAAATGGTATCACCTCCACCGGCAGCACAATCTCCTGGTGCCGTAGAAAAACAAAATGCTTTCTTCAGCTTTAATGGCGGTTTGTTTTCATTATCATACGTTATACATTACAGTTCAAACTGCAAAACTCCTGACATCAAGACATGTCTTTTCTTTCACCGCAGACACTAATTCTCTTCTGTCTCTTCACACTAGCTATACACACACCGAACAGTTTCGTACTAAtcgcttcttcttctttttccacCTCCACCGGCAACAGATCCAGCGGTTTCATCGCCGGAGAACAATTTCCCGACAATTGTTGATGATTATCAACATAGTTCGAAGTCAAAGATTGTATTGTTTGAAATAAACTTGTAATCTGACTCAAATCCCTTTTAAGTTTACAATTCTCATTCCTTAACCTTTCGTTTTCTTCAATCAGTTCCGAATTATTAACAGATATCGAAATCGACGAAGGTGCAGAACTAGATCTACATGATCCAGAAGAATTACTTACTTGTTCTTCTTCACTCAACGGTGGTAGAGTTACAGGAACCATTGTAACAGACTTCCGTCGTGAAATCTGACTGAGAAGATCTTTCTTCCCTCTCCGGAAATTCTCATTCGAAAATTCCCATTGATCAGGCGATATCTTTCTAAATTGCTACAAATCAGA is part of the Impatiens glandulifera chromosome 1, dImpGla2.1, whole genome shotgun sequence genome and encodes:
- the LOC124936284 gene encoding heat stress transcription factor B-2a-like — protein: MAAGAPTTSNSTTPFLSKTYSLVDDPSTDGIISWSKDGSSFIVWDQSEFAKTLLPKFFKHENFSSFVRQLNIYQFRKISPDQWEFSNENFRRGKKDLLSQISRRKSVTMVPVTLPPLSEEEQVSNSSGSCRSSSAPSSISISVNNSELIEENERLRNENCKLKRDLSQITSLFQTIQSLTSNYVDNHQQLSGNCSPAMKPLDLLPVEVEKEEEAISTKLFGVCIASVKRQKRISVCGERKDMS